One Pseudomonas abieticivorans genomic region harbors:
- the cysN gene encoding sulfate adenylyltransferase subunit CysN, translating to MSHQSDLISEDILAYLGQHERKELLRFLTCGNVDDGKSTLIGRLLHDSKMIYEDHLEAITRDSKKVGTTGDDIDLALLVDGLQAEREQGITIDVAYRYFSTAKRKFIIADTPGHEQYTRNMATGASTCDLAIILVDARYGVQTQTRRHSFIASLLGIKHIVVAINKMDLKGFDEGVFEEIKADYLKFAEGLKLKPSSLHFVPMSALKGDNVVNRSERSPWYTGQSLMEILETVEVAADRNLTDLRFPVQYVNRPNLNFRGFAGTLASGVVHKGDEIVVLPSGKSSRVKSIVTFEGELEHAGPGQAVTLTMEDEIDISRGDLLVHADNVPPVTDSFEAMLVWMAEEPMLPGKKYDIKRATSYVPGSIASIVHKVDVNTLQEGPASSLQLNEIGKVKIALDASIALDGYESNRTTGAFIIIDRLTNGTVGAGMIVAQPLAHGNATHHGKLAHVATEERAQRFGQQPATVLFSGLSGAGKSTLAYAVERKLFDMGRAVFVLDGQNLRHDLNKGLPQDRAGRTENWRRAAHVARQFNEAGLLTLAAFVAPDAEGREQAKALIGTERLITVYVQASPQVCRERDPQGLYAANGDNIPGESFPYDVPLNADLVIDTQSLSLEDSVKQVLDVLRKRGAI from the coding sequence ATGTCGCACCAATCCGATTTGATTAGCGAAGATATTCTCGCTTACCTGGGCCAGCACGAGCGAAAAGAGCTGTTGCGCTTTCTGACCTGCGGTAACGTCGACGACGGCAAGAGCACCCTGATCGGGCGCCTGCTGCACGACTCCAAGATGATCTACGAAGACCATCTGGAAGCCATTACCCGCGACTCCAAGAAAGTCGGCACCACCGGTGACGACATCGACTTGGCATTGCTGGTCGATGGCCTGCAGGCCGAGCGCGAGCAGGGCATCACCATTGACGTGGCGTACCGCTACTTCTCCACGGCCAAGCGCAAGTTCATCATTGCCGACACCCCGGGCCACGAGCAGTACACCCGCAACATGGCCACCGGCGCGTCCACCTGTGACCTGGCGATCATCCTGGTCGATGCCCGCTATGGCGTGCAAACCCAGACCCGCCGCCACAGCTTCATCGCCTCCTTGCTGGGCATCAAGCACATCGTCGTCGCCATCAACAAGATGGACCTCAAGGGGTTCGACGAGGGTGTGTTCGAAGAGATCAAGGCCGACTACCTGAAGTTTGCCGAAGGCCTGAAACTCAAGCCTTCCAGCCTGCACTTCGTGCCGATGTCGGCCCTTAAAGGCGACAACGTGGTTAACCGCAGCGAGCGCTCGCCGTGGTACACCGGCCAGTCGCTGATGGAAATCCTGGAGACCGTGGAAGTGGCGGCCGACCGCAACCTCACCGACCTGCGCTTCCCGGTGCAGTACGTGAACCGGCCGAACCTGAACTTCCGTGGTTTTGCCGGCACCCTGGCCAGCGGCGTGGTGCACAAGGGCGATGAAATCGTCGTGCTGCCGTCGGGCAAAAGCAGCCGCGTAAAATCCATCGTCACCTTCGAAGGTGAACTGGAGCACGCAGGCCCGGGCCAGGCCGTGACCCTGACCATGGAAGACGAAATCGACATCTCCCGTGGCGACCTGTTGGTGCATGCCGACAATGTGCCGCCGGTGACCGACAGCTTCGAAGCCATGCTGGTGTGGATGGCCGAAGAGCCGATGCTGCCGGGCAAGAAGTACGACATCAAGCGCGCCACCAGCTACGTGCCGGGCTCCATCGCCAGCATCGTGCACAAAGTCGACGTCAACACCCTGCAGGAAGGCCCGGCCAGCTCGTTGCAGTTGAACGAAATCGGCAAGGTGAAGATCGCCCTGGACGCTTCCATCGCCCTGGATGGCTATGAAAGCAACCGCACCACCGGCGCATTCATCATCATCGATCGCCTGACCAACGGCACCGTCGGCGCCGGCATGATCGTCGCCCAGCCATTGGCCCATGGCAACGCCACGCACCACGGCAAGTTGGCCCACGTAGCCACCGAGGAACGTGCCCAGCGCTTCGGCCAGCAACCGGCCACCGTGTTGTTCAGCGGCCTGTCGGGCGCTGGCAAAAGCACCCTGGCCTACGCGGTGGAGCGCAAGCTGTTCGACATGGGCCGTGCGGTGTTCGTGCTGGATGGCCAGAACCTGCGCCATGACCTGAACAAGGGCTTGCCGCAAGACCGCGCCGGGCGCACCGAAAACTGGCGCCGCGCGGCTCACGTCGCCCGTCAGTTCAACGAAGCCGGCCTGCTGACCCTGGCCGCCTTCGTGGCCCCGGACGCCGAAGGCCGCGAACAGGCCAAGGCCCTGATCGGCACCGAGCGCTTGATCACCGTCTACGTGCAGGCCTCGCCCCAGGTGTGCCGCGAACGCGACCCACAAGGCTTGTACGCGGCCAATGGCGACAACATCCCGGGTGAGTCCTTCCCGTACGATGTGCCGTTGAACGCGGACCTGGTGATCGACACCCAGAGCTTGTCGCTGGAAGACAGCGTGAAACAGGTGCTGGACGTGCTGCGCAAGCGTGGCGCGATCTAA
- a CDS encoding S-type pyocin domain-containing protein, which produces MRLPFPAVLSITPPSHSQFSAAKHLTKSAGPMLYIFAQYQKQLTELNLTFESDIKRFPDTVLTELASPFPENQINNSVNGLNTQKELLNNAIQSYKTQLQEAHSRANIFFGSDPIQKSWPDHVKLAFASNQRPIDFETARALSLNAAYAAKTYTSYIEYLTSKLTATESAIQLAEIEEAARQVAQQQAEEAARQAAQQQAEEAARQAAQQQAEEAARQAAQQQAEEAARQAAQQQAEEAARQAAQQQAEEAARQAAQQQAEEAARQAAQQQAEEAARQAAQQQAEEAARQAAQQQAEEAARQAAQQQAEEAARQAAQQQAEEAARQAAQQQAEEAARQAAQQQAEEAARQAAQQQAEEAARQKQKTTTEQEGSNQPAELGFRQIALQKEAQRAHLRTVAALPQNSYRFTRTSIGSATFSVSAHPGVISNEAATLALRLAVRTAIAGLAVGTGALASPLVILGAVVGVVALAWPAALAKEDTHVSVALPLADFLPMSGSDLLEKAKTNETIQLPYTLIPEKTQTQTRLLVIRPTDQLIAPAVKIVTAKPDPTKISYSVALESPPRTFTWSPADAPGADAISPSPLPIEAILDTSILGSNGEIENPLIMPFPEISIADFLSTIIVFPSESGIEPLLLVFSKHPIQAGEVGPYRELAARSIRDGFDIDHIAARRAVESFLRSKFPDYSSKKIKKILDYAPAMAIPREIHQKFSETYGGRNSKERIALDASNLENAVNSNINALKPALLDYGMREIEIEIARENLHRLAKTQGLY; this is translated from the coding sequence TTGCGCTTGCCGTTCCCTGCAGTGTTAAGCATTACTCCTCCCAGCCACTCGCAATTTAGCGCTGCAAAACACCTCACAAAAAGCGCCGGCCCAATGCTATACATATTTGCACAATATCAAAAGCAACTAACTGAGTTAAATTTAACCTTTGAAAGTGACATAAAGCGATTTCCCGACACTGTACTAACCGAGCTTGCAAGCCCCTTCCCAGAAAACCAGATAAATAACAGCGTCAACGGACTTAATACGCAAAAGGAACTTCTAAATAACGCCATACAATCCTATAAAACCCAACTCCAAGAGGCACACTCTCGAGCTAATATTTTTTTCGGCAGCGATCCCATTCAAAAAAGCTGGCCAGATCATGTAAAGTTAGCATTCGCTAGCAACCAACGACCTATAGACTTCGAAACAGCTCGCGCTTTATCCTTGAATGCGGCATACGCTGCAAAAACCTATACTAGTTACATTGAATACCTGACGTCGAAATTAACGGCAACTGAATCCGCAATTCAACTGGCCGAGATCGAGGAAGCCGCACGACAGGTTGCACAACAGCAGGCCGAAGAAGCCGCACGACAAGCTGCACAACAGCAGGCCGAAGAAGCCGCACGACAAGCTGCACAACAGCAGGCCGAAGAAGCCGCACGACAAGCTGCACAACAGCAGGCCGAAGAAGCCGCACGACAAGCTGCACAACAGCAGGCCGAAGAAGCCGCACGACAAGCTGCACAACAGCAGGCCGAAGAAGCCGCACGACAAGCTGCACAACAGCAGGCCGAAGAAGCCGCACGACAAGCTGCACAACAGCAGGCCGAAGAAGCCGCACGACAAGCTGCACAACAGCAGGCCGAAGAAGCCGCACGACAAGCTGCACAACAGCAGGCCGAAGAAGCCGCACGACAAGCTGCACAACAGCAGGCCGAAGAAGCCGCACGACAAGCTGCACAACAGCAGGCCGAAGAAGCCGCACGACAAGCTGCACAACAGCAGGCCGAAGAAGCCGCACGACAAGCTGCACAACAGCAGGCCGAAGAAGCCGCACGACAAGCTGCACAACAGCAGGCCGAAGAAGCCGCACGACAGAAGCAAAAAACCACTACCGAACAGGAAGGAAGCAACCAACCAGCAGAGCTGGGGTTTCGGCAAATTGCTCTGCAAAAAGAAGCACAACGAGCTCACCTAAGAACGGTGGCAGCTCTTCCGCAGAATAGCTATCGGTTTACACGTACATCAATCGGCTCGGCGACGTTTAGCGTATCAGCACACCCCGGGGTTATTTCAAACGAGGCGGCGACATTAGCGTTACGACTCGCTGTCCGAACCGCAATTGCAGGGCTGGCAGTCGGAACTGGGGCGCTAGCTTCCCCCCTCGTCATCCTTGGCGCGGTCGTCGGCGTTGTAGCCCTTGCTTGGCCTGCCGCCTTAGCTAAAGAAGACACTCATGTATCCGTGGCTTTACCACTAGCTGATTTTTTACCAATGTCCGGAAGTGACTTACTAGAAAAAGCAAAAACGAATGAAACGATACAACTTCCTTACACCCTAATACCAGAAAAAACACAAACACAAACACGCTTACTCGTTATACGCCCTACGGACCAGTTAATTGCTCCAGCAGTGAAGATAGTAACCGCCAAGCCTGACCCAACAAAAATCTCGTACAGCGTTGCACTAGAGTCTCCACCGAGAACTTTTACTTGGAGCCCAGCCGACGCACCGGGAGCCGATGCTATATCTCCAAGCCCACTACCTATTGAGGCAATCCTAGACACCAGTATTCTCGGAAGTAATGGTGAAATTGAAAATCCGCTTATTATGCCTTTTCCGGAAATTTCTATAGCGGACTTTCTTTCCACAATCATAGTATTTCCCTCCGAGTCTGGCATAGAACCACTTTTACTGGTATTTTCCAAGCATCCTATTCAAGCGGGCGAGGTAGGCCCATATCGTGAGCTAGCAGCTAGAAGCATCAGGGATGGTTTCGACATTGACCACATAGCTGCAAGAAGAGCGGTAGAGAGCTTTCTGAGATCAAAATTCCCAGATTACTCATCTAAAAAGATCAAGAAAATACTGGACTACGCGCCCGCCATGGCTATCCCTAGAGAAATTCATCAGAAATTTAGTGAAACCTATGGGGGAAGGAATTCAAAAGAAAGAATCGCGCTAGATGCTTCCAATTTGGAAAATGCCGTCAACAGCAATATAAACGCCCTAAAGCCTGCCTTACTCGATTATGGCATGCGCGAAATCGAAATCGAGATAGCAAGAGAAAACCTCCACCGCCTAGCCAAAACTCAAGGACTATACTGA
- the cysD gene encoding sulfate adenylyltransferase subunit CysD, producing the protein MVDKLTHLKQLEAESIHIIREVAAEFDNPVMLYSIGKDSAVMLHLARKAFFPGKLPFPVMHVDTQWKFQEMYTFRDRMVEELGLDLLVHVNPDGVAQGINPFTHGSAKHTDIMKTEGLKQALDKHGFDAAFGGARRDEEKSRAKERVYSFRDSKHRWDPKNQRPELWNVYNGKVNKGESIRVFPLSNWTELDIWQYIYLEGIPIVPLYFAAEREVIEKNGTLIMIDDDRILEHLSDEEKARIVKKKVRFRTLGCYPLTGAVESEAESLTDIIQEMLLTRTSERQGRVIDHDGAGSMEDKKRQGYF; encoded by the coding sequence ATGGTCGACAAACTGACGCATTTGAAACAGTTGGAGGCGGAGAGCATCCACATCATCCGTGAGGTGGCCGCCGAGTTCGATAACCCGGTGATGCTCTACTCCATCGGTAAAGACTCCGCCGTGATGCTGCACCTGGCACGCAAGGCGTTCTTCCCCGGCAAGCTGCCGTTCCCCGTGATGCACGTGGACACCCAGTGGAAGTTCCAGGAGATGTACACATTCCGCGATCGCATGGTCGAGGAACTGGGCCTGGACCTGCTGGTGCACGTCAACCCCGACGGCGTGGCGCAGGGCATCAACCCCTTCACCCACGGCAGCGCCAAGCACACCGACATCATGAAGACCGAGGGCCTCAAGCAGGCGCTCGACAAGCATGGTTTCGACGCCGCTTTCGGTGGTGCGCGCCGCGACGAAGAGAAATCGCGCGCCAAAGAACGGGTTTACTCGTTCCGTGACAGCAAGCACCGCTGGGACCCTAAAAACCAGCGCCCTGAGCTGTGGAACGTGTACAACGGCAAGGTCAACAAGGGCGAATCCATTCGCGTGTTCCCTTTGTCGAACTGGACCGAGCTGGACATCTGGCAGTACATCTACCTGGAAGGCATCCCGATCGTCCCGTTGTACTTCGCCGCCGAGCGCGAAGTGATCGAGAAGAACGGCACGCTGATCATGATCGACGACGACCGTATCCTCGAGCACCTGAGCGACGAAGAGAAAGCCCGCATCGTCAAGAAAAAAGTGCGTTTCCGTACCCTTGGCTGCTACCCGTTGACGGGCGCGGTGGAGTCGGAGGCCGAAAGCCTCACCGACATCATTCAGGAAATGCTCCTGACGCGAACTTCCGAGCGCCAGGGCCGTGTCATCGACCACGATGGCGCCGGCTCCATGGAAGACAAAAAACGTCAGGGTTACTTCTAA
- the algW gene encoding Do family serine endopeptidase AlgW — protein MFKALRFFGWPLLTGILIALLIIQRFPQWVGLPSQDVNLQQVAQNSANVIQGPVSYADAVTIAAPAVANLYTTKVVNKTSHPLFEDPQFRRFFGDNLPKQKRWESSLGSAVIMSPEGYLLTNNHVTSGADQIVVALKDGRETLARVIGNDPETDLAVLKIDLKNLPSITIGRSDNIRIGDVALAIGNPFGVGQTVTMGIISATGRNQLGLNTYEDFIQTDAAINPGNSGGALVDANGNLTGINTAIFSKSGGSQGIGFAIPIKLALEVMKSIIEHGQVIRGWLGIEVQPLTQELAESFGLKDRPGIVVAGIFRDGPAQKAGLQLGDVILAIDGEPAGDGRKSMNQVARTKPNDKIAIDIMRNGKEMKLSAEVGLRPPPAPAATEEVQ, from the coding sequence ATGTTCAAGGCATTGCGTTTTTTTGGCTGGCCGCTACTCACGGGCATACTCATTGCCCTGCTGATTATCCAGCGCTTTCCCCAATGGGTCGGCCTGCCCAGCCAGGACGTCAACCTGCAACAGGTCGCGCAGAATTCGGCCAACGTGATCCAGGGGCCGGTGTCGTATGCCGACGCCGTGACCATCGCCGCCCCGGCCGTGGCCAACCTGTACACCACCAAAGTGGTCAACAAGACCAGCCATCCGCTGTTCGAAGACCCGCAATTTCGTCGTTTCTTTGGTGACAACCTGCCCAAGCAGAAGCGCTGGGAGTCGAGCCTGGGCTCGGCGGTAATCATGAGCCCCGAGGGTTACCTGCTGACCAACAACCACGTCACCAGTGGCGCCGACCAGATCGTGGTAGCGCTCAAGGACGGGCGTGAAACCTTGGCCCGAGTGATCGGCAACGACCCTGAAACCGACCTCGCGGTGTTGAAGATCGACCTCAAGAACTTGCCGTCGATCACCATTGGCCGCTCCGACAACATCCGCATCGGCGACGTGGCCCTGGCCATCGGCAACCCGTTTGGCGTCGGCCAGACCGTGACCATGGGCATCATCAGCGCCACCGGCCGCAACCAACTGGGCCTGAACACCTATGAAGACTTCATCCAGACCGATGCGGCGATCAACCCGGGCAACTCCGGTGGCGCGCTGGTCGATGCCAACGGCAACCTGACCGGCATCAACACGGCGATCTTCTCCAAGTCCGGTGGCTCCCAGGGCATCGGCTTCGCGATCCCGATCAAGTTGGCGCTGGAAGTGATGAAATCGATCATCGAGCACGGCCAGGTGATCCGCGGCTGGCTGGGTATTGAAGTACAGCCATTGACACAAGAACTGGCAGAAAGCTTTGGTCTCAAGGACCGCCCTGGCATCGTGGTGGCGGGTATTTTCCGCGACGGCCCGGCGCAAAAGGCCGGCTTGCAGTTGGGCGACGTGATCCTGGCCATCGACGGTGAGCCGGCCGGTGACGGTCGTAAATCCATGAACCAGGTGGCGCGCACCAAGCCCAATGACAAGATTGCCATCGACATCATGCGTAACGGCAAGGAAATGAAGCTCTCGGCCGAGGTCGGGCTACGGCCGCCGCCGGCGCCGGCGGCGACCGAGGAAGTGCAGTAA
- the hisC gene encoding histidinol-phosphate transaminase produces the protein MSKFWSPFVKSLVPYVPGEQPKLTKITKLNTNENPYGPSPKALEAMRAELTDDLRLYPDPNSDVLKHAVADYYGIKTAQVFLGNGSDEVLAHIFHGLFQHDLPLLFPDISYSFYPVYCGLYGIDHVAVPLDEQFQIRIGDYARPNGGIIFPNPNAPTGCLLALDAVEQLLKASPDSVVVVDEAYIDFGGETAISLVDRYPNLLVTQTLSKSRSLAGLRVGLAVGHPDLIEALERIKNSFNSYPIDRVAAAGAAAAFQDREYFEQTCQWVIDSRQKLVAQLQARGFEVLPSAANFIFARHPERDAAGIAAKVREQGVIVRHFKQARIDQFLRISIGTPEQNQALIDAL, from the coding sequence ATGAGCAAGTTCTGGAGTCCTTTCGTCAAGAGCCTGGTGCCGTACGTGCCGGGTGAGCAGCCCAAGCTGACCAAGATCACTAAGCTCAACACCAACGAAAACCCCTACGGCCCGTCGCCCAAGGCGCTGGAAGCCATGCGCGCCGAACTCACCGACGACCTGCGCCTGTACCCGGACCCCAACAGCGACGTGCTTAAGCACGCGGTGGCCGACTACTACGGCATCAAGACGGCCCAGGTATTTCTGGGTAACGGTTCGGACGAGGTACTGGCGCACATTTTCCACGGCCTGTTCCAGCACGACTTGCCGTTGCTGTTTCCAGACATCAGCTACAGCTTCTATCCGGTTTATTGCGGCCTGTACGGCATCGACCACGTGGCGGTGCCGCTGGACGAGCAGTTCCAGATTCGCATCGGCGACTACGCGCGGCCCAACGGCGGCATCATATTCCCCAACCCCAACGCGCCCACCGGTTGCCTGCTGGCGCTGGATGCCGTGGAGCAACTGCTCAAGGCCAGCCCTGACTCGGTGGTAGTGGTGGACGAGGCCTACATCGATTTTGGCGGCGAAACCGCCATCAGCCTGGTCGATCGTTACCCCAACCTGTTGGTCACCCAGACGCTGTCCAAGTCGCGCTCCCTGGCCGGGCTGCGCGTGGGTTTGGCCGTGGGTCACCCGGACCTGATCGAGGCGCTGGAGCGTATCAAGAACAGTTTCAACTCCTACCCCATCGACCGCGTGGCAGCGGCCGGCGCGGCGGCGGCGTTCCAGGATCGCGAGTATTTCGAGCAGACTTGCCAGTGGGTCATCGACAGTCGCCAGAAGCTGGTGGCGCAGTTGCAAGCGCGTGGTTTTGAAGTGTTGCCGTCGGCTGCCAACTTCATCTTCGCCCGCCACCCTGAGCGTGACGCAGCCGGTATTGCTGCCAAGGTGCGTGAACAGGGCGTGATCGTGCGGCACTTCAAGCAAGCACGGATCGATCAGTTCCTGCGTATCTCGATTGGCACGCCGGAGCAAAATCAGGCGTTGATCGACGCGTTGTAA
- a CDS encoding Nif3-like dinuclear metal center hexameric protein has product MAVALSTLVEEADRYLGSAKIQDYCPNGLQVEGRPQVLRIVSGVTASQALLDAAVEAKADLVLVHHGYFWKGENPCVTGMKQRRLKTLLKHDISLLAYHLPLDLHPEVGNNVQLARQLDITVEGPLAPANPRIVGLVGSLAEPVSARDFARRVQEVMGREPLLIEGSEMIRRVGWCTGGGQGYIDQAIEAGVDLYLSGEASEQTFHSARENDISFIAAGHHATERYGVQALGDYLARRYALEHLFIDCPNPI; this is encoded by the coding sequence ATGGCCGTTGCACTCAGCACCCTGGTAGAAGAGGCCGACCGTTACCTGGGCAGCGCCAAAATCCAGGATTATTGCCCCAACGGCCTGCAGGTGGAAGGCCGCCCGCAGGTGCTGCGCATTGTCAGTGGCGTGACCGCAAGCCAGGCCCTGCTGGACGCGGCGGTGGAGGCCAAGGCCGACCTGGTGCTGGTGCATCACGGCTATTTCTGGAAGGGTGAAAACCCTTGCGTCACCGGCATGAAGCAACGCCGCTTGAAAACCTTGCTCAAGCACGACATCAGCCTGCTGGCCTACCACCTGCCGTTGGACCTGCACCCGGAGGTGGGCAATAACGTGCAGTTGGCTCGCCAGTTGGACATTACCGTGGAGGGCCCGCTGGCCCCGGCCAACCCGCGCATCGTTGGCCTGGTTGGCTCGTTGGCCGAGCCTGTGAGCGCCCGCGACTTTGCCCGCCGCGTGCAAGAAGTGATGGGCCGCGAACCGTTGCTGATCGAAGGCAGCGAGATGATCCGACGGGTGGGCTGGTGCACCGGTGGCGGCCAAGGCTACATCGACCAGGCCATCGAGGCGGGCGTGGACCTCTACCTGAGTGGCGAGGCCTCGGAGCAGACCTTTCACAGTGCGCGGGAGAACGACATCAGCTTCATCGCCGCCGGTCACCACGCCACCGAACGTTATGGCGTGCAAGCCCTGGGCGATTACCTGGCGCGGCGCTATGCGCTGGAGCACCTGTTCATCGATTGCCCCAATCCGATCTGA
- a CDS encoding YhcB family protein yields MEHSLLVWLLPTIALVVGVVVGFLVARLVPNAAPSSTQRQLDDIQERFDSYQNDVVTHFNTTANLVKKMTASYQEVQDHLAEGANQLALDELTRQRLIAALHADPAGPRERLTPPRDSEPPRDYAPKTPNSPGMLDEHYGLKRK; encoded by the coding sequence GTGGAACACTCGCTCTTAGTTTGGTTGTTGCCGACAATTGCCCTGGTCGTGGGCGTGGTCGTAGGTTTCCTTGTCGCTCGCCTCGTCCCGAACGCCGCCCCCAGCAGCACCCAGCGCCAGCTGGACGACATTCAGGAACGCTTCGACAGCTACCAGAATGACGTGGTCACCCACTTCAACACCACCGCCAACCTGGTCAAGAAAATGACCGCAAGCTACCAGGAAGTGCAGGACCACCTCGCCGAGGGCGCCAACCAGCTGGCCCTGGACGAACTGACCCGCCAACGCCTGATCGCCGCCCTGCACGCAGACCCGGCCGGCCCACGCGAACGCCTGACGCCACCGCGCGACAGCGAGCCACCACGCGACTACGCGCCCAAGACCCCGAATTCGCCGGGGATGCTCGATGAGCATTATGGGTTGAAGCGCAAGTAA
- a CDS encoding DUF6392 family protein, with protein MKAEKLRTLVESLGLTYETITKNEIIATTPIQGIFPESEIDFLEAEPGLELNFNSETKQLKKIFVTIKSALPNDTPYTEELLPDLRALKDQEGTRRTLGEPLDQHGPEQLPEPVGKNGGWDSFTYQVTEARHVTLIVQYDAELQVETLVFKELPSI; from the coding sequence ATGAAAGCTGAAAAATTAAGAACCTTGGTAGAGTCACTTGGTCTTACCTATGAAACCATTACAAAAAATGAAATTATCGCAACGACTCCAATCCAGGGCATTTTTCCAGAAAGCGAAATTGATTTTTTAGAGGCCGAGCCTGGCCTTGAGTTAAACTTCAACTCAGAAACCAAACAACTGAAAAAAATCTTTGTCACCATCAAATCGGCATTACCGAACGACACCCCCTACACAGAAGAACTCCTACCTGACCTTAGAGCCCTTAAAGATCAAGAAGGCACTCGAAGAACACTCGGAGAGCCACTGGACCAACACGGACCCGAACAATTGCCTGAACCCGTAGGGAAAAATGGTGGCTGGGACTCTTTTACTTATCAAGTGACAGAAGCACGTCATGTCACACTCATCGTGCAGTACGATGCAGAACTTCAGGTCGAAACACTCGTTTTCAAAGAACTGCCCAGTATCTAG
- a CDS encoding alpha/beta hydrolase, with protein MLIRETPVFIDGPVGQLEALYLDVADARGVALICHPNPVQGGTMLNKVISTLQRTARDAGLITLRFNYRGVGASAGSHDMGSGEVDDAQAAAAWLRAQHPEMPLTLLGFSFGGFVAASLGGRLEAAGQGAEKLFMVAPAVMRLGGENSLPLGGVLTVIQPETDEVVDPALVYEWSDALQRPHELLKVAECGHFFHGKLTDLKDLVLPRLSN; from the coding sequence TTGCTGATCCGCGAAACCCCGGTTTTCATCGATGGCCCAGTCGGCCAACTCGAAGCCCTTTATCTGGATGTAGCCGATGCCCGCGGCGTCGCCCTGATCTGCCACCCCAACCCCGTGCAAGGCGGCACCATGCTCAACAAGGTGATCTCGACCCTGCAGCGCACCGCCCGTGACGCGGGCCTGATCACCCTGCGTTTCAACTACCGTGGCGTGGGCGCCAGTGCCGGCAGCCACGACATGGGCAGCGGTGAAGTGGATGATGCGCAGGCCGCTGCGGCCTGGCTGCGCGCGCAACATCCCGAAATGCCTTTGACGTTGCTGGGTTTCTCCTTTGGCGGTTTTGTCGCGGCCAGCCTGGGCGGTCGCCTGGAAGCGGCCGGGCAGGGCGCTGAAAAACTGTTCATGGTGGCCCCGGCCGTGATGCGCCTCGGGGGTGAGAATAGCCTGCCACTGGGTGGTGTGCTCACGGTGATCCAGCCCGAAACCGACGAGGTGGTCGACCCTGCACTGGTTTACGAATGGTCCGACGCACTGCAGCGCCCCCATGAGCTGCTGAAAGTGGCAGAATGCGGACACTTTTTTCACGGCAAGCTGACTGACCTGAAAGATTTGGTCCTGCCGCGCCTTTCGAACTGA